Proteins found in one Deltaproteobacteria bacterium genomic segment:
- a CDS encoding 4Fe-4S binding protein: protein CECEKPIVYHLVKDYDLIVNIFRAKVTPEEEGYLVLDVTGTEEAIQNGIDFVKTFNVTVNYTGKGVTRDEELCSHCGYCVTYCPTEALTIGDSATRKVSYRESECIECMACVRICPFGAFASAF, encoded by the coding sequence TGCGAGTGCGAAAAACCGATCGTCTATCATCTGGTCAAGGACTACGACCTCATTGTCAATATCTTCCGCGCCAAAGTAACCCCGGAAGAAGAGGGCTATCTGGTGCTGGACGTCACGGGCACGGAAGAGGCGATCCAGAACGGCATCGATTTCGTCAAGACGTTCAATGTGACCGTCAATTACACCGGCAAGGGGGTCACACGCGACGAAGAGCTCTGTTCCCACTGCGGCTACTGCGTGACCTACTGTCCCACCGAGGCGCTGACCATCGGTGACAGCGCAACCCGCAAGGTCTCCTACCGGGAATCCGAATGCATCGAGTGCATGGCATGCGTCCGTATATGTCCCTTTGGGGCTTTCGCCTCGGCGTTTTAG